The segment ACGTGTTCTTCGTCGTTCCTATGTATGGTTGATAGCAAGTACATAACTGCTCAGATGTGAACCAAAACAAAACATGGTAACACTACAGGCAGTGAAATTTCAGAAAACTTGGCATGCTAATGAGTTTTTGCTAGAACTTAAAAGAGAAGCTCAATCAATATTaggtatctctctctctctctctctctctctgaaatGACACTTGGTGCATACTAAGGAGTCACTAACATAAAGCTGTATCGTGAATCCGTGATGAGTATATAGTATATGTAGGACATTGGGATGATGGATATCCGGTCTAGTTGGCAGACTCAAGCTAAGTTATAAATACTTCCCATTCATGATTCATCTATATATGTTTAGTCTGCAGCTGGGACCAGCAATCTGGAGATGAGACGAACAGGCATGCATGTTGCAAAAGCTGGTCAAGATGATAAAGTTTGTAAGCTGATCGAGTGCCCCTTGGCCAAGCCAAAACGACGCCTCAGTTTGCTGCTGCTTTGCTTTTAAACATGCAAGTTGACAACGGTCATGCTGCTACTTTGTTGATGCAATTGCACTCCATCTGGATAAGATAACTACGAGGAGTTGCATTGGATCGATCCGACACACACTCGAACAACACAATGTTGTTAGAGTCTGGAATTGAAGGCATTTACCTGTGACTGCTCTGAACAGGTAGGGGATGTTCACAGCTCTCTCCGGATGGCCGGCACTGAACTCAGATTCAGTCCTGCAGAAGCAGCAATAAATAAACATAAAAAGAGTGAGACCACAACGAGGCGTTACGATTAAATCAAATCGAATATGAGAAGAAACTAAAGTTGTTCGATTTAATTGCAGTTGTTGTTTATGGGCACCAGATCTTTATATTAATTAATTTGCTGTTCGATCAGTAGTATGTACTATATATGTATTCTGCTGTCAATTGTCATTGTCACCGTACTCTCTACTCTGACGGTGGCCAATAGCGTGTGTCGTGTGTGTTACTACCTGACGTCGAGGTAGCGGTGGCCAGCCTGCTGCAGCTCGTACGCCACGCGCACCGGCACTGACCGTACtggcaccgccgccgcctcctccgcctGCAACaccccgtcgccgccgacgctgGTGTGCCTGGGTAAACAAACAGAAAGCACCGGGAGTATCAGGGAATCCATCCATAGTCTATACTAATTAATAATAACATATACTATATGATCCGTCGTCCACATGACAGCACACAGCATTGGCATGCATTTTGGATCATAGATATTGATAGAAAGATTTAGATCCGATCCAAGGCCCGTGGGATCGATGATTTGGAGTTGGAAGATTGGAATCTCGATCGATCGCCGGAGTCGGAGAAGACGATCAGGAGAAGAGACAGTCATACAGAGAGAGAGGGTGATGACGCACCTGACGTTTACAAGGGAACCGCCGGCCGTCTCCTTGGCGCTCGCCGCGGCGTCGAACCGGCAGACACGAGCTCCTGCAGCGCTGTGCCGCCGCGGCCTACGGATCGTCGCACAAACGCAGAGCATGCACCGTGTGAGGAGGTGAGGGTgagcaggggcaggggcagcGACGTCGCCTTCAATTCGATCAAGTAGAAGACGAAGAAGAAGGCGTGCATGCATGGGGAACTGGGAATCGGACGGAAAATCGGGAGCCATGGCCTACCTGCTGGCAAGGGCTCGTCGGAGGGCCGCGGGAAAGGAGACGCGTGCCAGGGTCGCTGCCATTTCTcgttcgccgccgccggccgaaaGCTCTGCTCCTTTTCGATCGGTTCCTCCGGTACGTCTCTTGGGCGGATCACAAGGGGCG is part of the Sorghum bicolor cultivar BTx623 chromosome 10, Sorghum_bicolor_NCBIv3, whole genome shotgun sequence genome and harbors:
- the LOC8069212 gene encoding thiosulfate sulfurtransferase 16, chloroplastic isoform X1, producing the protein MAPDFPSDSQFPMHARLLLRLLLDRIEGDVAAPAPAHPHLLTRCMLCVCATIRRPRRHSAAGARVCRFDAAASAKETAGGSLVNVRHTSVGGDGVLQAEEAAAVPVRSVPVRVAYELQQAGHRYLDVRTESEFSAGHPERAVNIPYLFRAVTGTTKNTCFLEQVASIFGKDDGIIIGCQSGRRSLMAATELSSAGFTTVTDVAGGFSSWRENGLPITQ
- the LOC8069212 gene encoding thiosulfate sulfurtransferase 16, chloroplastic isoform X2, translated to MAATLARVSFPAALRRALASRPRRHSAAGARVCRFDAAASAKETAGGSLVNVRHTSVGGDGVLQAEEAAAVPVRSVPVRVAYELQQAGHRYLDVRTESEFSAGHPERAVNIPYLFRAVTGTTKNTCFLEQVASIFGKDDGIIIGCQSGRRSLMAATELSSAGFTTVTDVAGGFSSWRENGLPITQ